A section of the Elizabethkingia anophelis R26 genome encodes:
- a CDS encoding WYL domain-containing protein produces the protein MAKREQMLRLKLIEEFIRRKKGASFQDIYEFLSEKFQEKDLELSFTERTFQRDKKLIGEISGKEIRYNKARNIYFLEDSSEEDIFDTILLMEAYRETEGKADIMLFEKRKSRGLHNLQDLVQAIKLQKCVSFIYRKFNDDKGTKKLVQPYALKEFKNRWYLLGNETNGKNFFIKTYGLDRMTDLQITSTAFIKKDCDLDAAFENSFGIISSLGKEPENIILSMDAVQGNFLKSLPIHHSQKIILDNSEEVKISLTLVPSYDFIQELLTLTGLVKILEPESLRVKMNELLKTEF, from the coding sequence ATGGCAAAACGGGAACAAATGCTTCGGCTGAAGCTGATAGAAGAATTTATACGAAGAAAGAAGGGAGCTTCTTTTCAGGATATTTATGAATTTTTGAGTGAAAAATTTCAGGAAAAGGATCTGGAGCTGAGTTTTACCGAGCGTACTTTTCAGCGGGATAAAAAACTTATCGGTGAAATATCCGGAAAGGAAATACGCTATAATAAGGCCCGGAATATTTATTTTCTGGAAGACTCGTCCGAAGAAGATATATTCGATACCATTTTGCTCATGGAAGCCTATCGGGAAACAGAAGGGAAAGCAGATATCATGTTGTTCGAGAAAAGAAAATCCCGCGGGCTGCATAATCTTCAGGATCTGGTGCAGGCCATAAAGTTGCAGAAATGCGTCAGTTTTATTTACCGGAAGTTCAATGATGATAAAGGAACTAAAAAGCTGGTACAACCCTATGCACTGAAAGAATTCAAAAACCGTTGGTATCTTTTGGGAAATGAAACCAACGGGAAAAACTTTTTTATAAAAACATACGGTCTGGACAGGATGACTGATTTGCAAATTACCTCAACAGCCTTCATTAAAAAGGACTGTGATCTTGACGCAGCCTTTGAGAACTCATTTGGTATTATCTCCAGTCTGGGAAAAGAGCCCGAAAATATTATTTTGTCTATGGATGCTGTTCAGGGAAATTTCCTGAAATCATTACCTATACACCATTCCCAGAAAATAATTTTGGATAATAGTGAAGAGGTGAAAATAAGTCTTACACTTGTTCCCAGCTATGATTTTATTCAGGAACTTCTTACCCTGACAGGATTAGTGAAAATACTAGAACCAGAGAGTTTAAGGGTTAAAATGAATGAATTATTGAAAACGGAATTTTAA
- a CDS encoding GLPGLI family protein, protein MIYNIFNQHQCYISYEKHYFLAILFITIFAKSQTHRYIYELQFKYDYTETDRAKLNMVLDINPKEVKFYGRDLLIADSINKKTRSDNKFVDMSGQIVKRKINSFENENFTTIKFGYYTYKTNDKVDWKISSETKKVQNYTLQKATTGFGGRNWTAWFCKDIPFNEGPFKFRGLPGLIFEIQDDKQNFIYTLVKSQNLKETYPTQDFVESFFGSKAVPITEQQKQKLFMEYYNDPFAYERNNFTKTNSDWKININGKEIQNLDELNTQTKNMQELIKKYNNPAELNKAIHYPN, encoded by the coding sequence ATGATTTATAATATTTTTAATCAACACCAATGCTACATATCGTATGAAAAACACTATTTTTTAGCGATTTTATTTATTACAATATTTGCTAAATCACAAACACATCGGTACATATACGAGTTACAATTCAAATATGATTATACAGAAACAGATCGAGCAAAACTCAATATGGTTCTGGATATCAATCCTAAAGAAGTGAAATTTTACGGAAGAGATTTGCTGATAGCAGACTCTATTAACAAAAAAACGAGAAGTGATAATAAATTTGTTGATATGTCCGGGCAAATTGTAAAACGTAAGATTAACTCTTTTGAAAACGAAAACTTTACCACAATTAAATTTGGCTATTACACCTACAAAACAAACGATAAAGTAGACTGGAAAATTTCTAGTGAAACCAAAAAAGTTCAGAATTACACCCTACAGAAAGCAACAACCGGATTTGGTGGCAGAAACTGGACAGCGTGGTTCTGCAAGGACATTCCATTTAATGAAGGTCCATTTAAATTTCGGGGCTTACCGGGATTAATTTTTGAGATCCAGGATGACAAACAAAACTTTATATACACCTTAGTAAAAAGCCAGAATCTGAAAGAAACCTACCCTACTCAGGATTTTGTTGAATCATTTTTCGGAAGTAAGGCCGTACCGATTACCGAGCAACAAAAACAAAAATTATTTATGGAATACTACAATGACCCTTTTGCCTATGAAAGAAATAATTTTACAAAAACAAATAGTGACTGGAAGATTAATATCAACGGAAAAGAAATACAAAATCTGGATGAACTGAACACGCAGACAAAGAATATGCAGGAGCTTATAAAAAAATACAACAACCCTGCTGAGCTAAACAAGGCAATACATTACCCGAATTAA
- a CDS encoding sulfatase family protein, whose amino-acid sequence MNINVNRIILGLVLFTTSLHGQDKNNVSSMEQKPNIIFIMTDDHSKRAMSAYSHDLIETPHLDKIAEKGIKFNNAFVTNSICGPSRAVFLTGKFSHINGFKSNDEDVFDGSQPTLPKYLKQAGYYTSVIGKWHLGSVPQGFDKFDILIDQGEYYSPRFFNGKDTVVVPGYATELITEKAIQLFEEQKNSGKPIFLMLHEKAPHRNWLPNTKDLNNVKDKEFPLPETFFDDYSTRSRAAFKQDMRIENMFLGYDLKVYLKQAKDETGTGGDSRNNSFTWLGADLSRMNKEQRVAWDQYYKPISDAYYSNKPIGTDLLKWKYNRYMNDYLKTVKSVDDNVGKLMEYLKKNGLDKNTLIIYTSDQGFFLGEHGWYDKRFMYEPSLQIPLVMSYPGHIKENITENALVQNVDLAPTILKAAGLPVPNDMQGNSLTPFFSGQKVKKWKDKLYYHYYENTVHHVEKHLGIRTKQYKLIYFYDIKDWELYDLSKDPNEVKNLYHDPRYKKTSDKLKLELKELIRKYKDTTAVEF is encoded by the coding sequence ATGAATATAAATGTTAATCGGATTATCCTTGGGTTGGTACTCTTTACCACAAGTCTACACGGACAGGATAAAAATAATGTAAGCAGTATGGAACAGAAACCAAACATTATTTTTATAATGACGGATGATCATTCTAAAAGAGCTATGAGTGCTTATTCACATGATCTTATAGAAACACCTCATCTGGATAAAATAGCAGAGAAAGGAATCAAATTTAACAATGCATTTGTAACCAATTCTATATGCGGGCCATCAAGAGCTGTTTTTTTAACCGGAAAATTCAGCCATATCAATGGTTTTAAATCCAATGATGAAGATGTCTTCGACGGAAGCCAGCCAACACTGCCGAAATACCTGAAACAAGCTGGTTATTATACTTCAGTTATTGGAAAGTGGCATTTAGGTTCAGTACCTCAGGGATTTGATAAATTCGATATACTGATTGATCAGGGAGAATATTATTCGCCACGTTTCTTTAACGGAAAGGATACGGTGGTTGTTCCGGGCTATGCAACAGAGCTGATTACTGAAAAAGCCATTCAGCTTTTTGAAGAACAAAAGAATTCAGGTAAACCTATATTTCTGATGTTGCATGAAAAAGCACCGCACCGCAACTGGCTGCCCAATACAAAAGACCTGAATAATGTAAAAGATAAAGAATTTCCTTTGCCTGAAACTTTTTTTGATGATTACAGTACACGTTCGCGGGCAGCATTTAAGCAGGATATGAGAATTGAAAATATGTTTCTGGGATATGATCTGAAAGTTTATTTGAAACAGGCAAAAGATGAAACCGGAACAGGTGGGGATTCACGTAATAATTCTTTTACATGGTTGGGCGCGGATTTATCCAGGATGAATAAAGAGCAACGAGTGGCATGGGATCAGTATTATAAACCAATTTCAGATGCTTATTACAGTAACAAGCCAATTGGGACAGATTTACTCAAATGGAAATACAACAGATACATGAATGATTATCTGAAAACAGTAAAATCTGTTGATGACAATGTAGGTAAACTTATGGAGTATCTGAAAAAGAATGGATTGGATAAAAATACATTGATTATTTATACATCAGATCAGGGCTTTTTCCTTGGGGAGCACGGTTGGTATGATAAACGTTTTATGTATGAGCCATCATTGCAGATTCCTTTAGTAATGAGCTATCCCGGACATATTAAAGAAAATATAACCGAAAACGCTTTGGTACAGAATGTAGACTTGGCACCAACGATACTGAAGGCTGCAGGTTTGCCTGTGCCAAATGATATGCAGGGGAATTCCCTGACGCCATTTTTCTCAGGGCAGAAAGTAAAGAAATGGAAAGATAAACTATACTACCATTATTATGAAAATACGGTTCACCATGTGGAAAAGCACCTTGGAATCCGTACAAAGCAATATAAACTTATTTATTTCTATGATATTAAAGACTGGGAGCTTTATGACCTGAGTAAAGACCCTAACGAAGTGAAAAACCTGTATCATGATCCGCGCTATAAAAAGACTTCTGATAAGTTAAAACTGGAGCTGAAAGAATTGATCAGAAAATATAAAGATACTACAGCTGTCGAGTTTTAA
- a CDS encoding DUF4241 domain-containing protein, with translation MNFTPTQEWLYNYDEKKILLSPVSDFNEYFTQDKISNKKLYHLDMGEIVIPTGNIMVRDPLVYLHQEELPYFIKVPTGKFPLTTLVVEVDEGHHRYVATRVKFTENKAVSYTEALIGNEDINSLNSGEYFGFNVDAGLATIVDTETRDLYCNFVDQWEKENPEGNIYDNFFAQEFKKSYEKNPEFQRTDGDWINFKIPGTDLSIPMIQTGFGDGIYPAYFGYDENKNICELVVQYIAIEMAFGDEDE, from the coding sequence ATGAATTTTACACCAACTCAGGAATGGCTATACAATTACGACGAAAAAAAAATATTATTATCCCCTGTTAGTGACTTCAATGAATATTTCACTCAGGATAAAATCAGTAATAAAAAGCTATACCATTTAGATATGGGAGAGATAGTTATTCCTACCGGCAATATTATGGTAAGAGATCCTTTGGTATACCTGCATCAGGAAGAACTTCCTTACTTTATTAAAGTACCAACAGGTAAATTTCCTTTAACTACTTTGGTGGTTGAAGTAGACGAAGGACATCACAGATATGTTGCTACACGGGTAAAATTTACAGAAAACAAAGCTGTTTCTTATACAGAAGCTTTGATTGGTAATGAAGATATAAACAGCCTTAATTCAGGAGAATATTTTGGATTCAATGTAGACGCCGGTCTTGCTACAATTGTCGATACAGAGACCAGAGATCTTTATTGCAACTTTGTGGATCAATGGGAAAAAGAAAATCCTGAAGGTAATATCTACGATAATTTCTTCGCACAAGAATTCAAGAAAAGCTATGAAAAGAATCCGGAATTCCAGAGAACAGACGGGGATTGGATCAATTTCAAAATACCGGGTACTGATCTTAGCATTCCCATGATACAAACAGGCTTCGGAGACGGTATTTATCCTGCATATTTTGGTTATGACGAAAACAAAAATATCTGCGAACTGGTGGTTCAGTATATCGCTATCGAAATGGCATTCGGTGATGAAGATGAATGA
- a CDS encoding SusD/RagB family nutrient-binding outer membrane lipoprotein, translating into MKLTKIYSLTLITILSVSGCSKVEDYQDDPNRVVRVSPDFLLPDIEVNAFKNIDAGAALASRQLAYINGVNAQQYYNWQRGSFGNYDNIKQVEKMVQEADRTGNPVYKSLARFFKSYFFISLSETFGDIPYSEAVKDGVFYPKYDDQKSVYKGVLSELALANTELSKFNTSVSGDIIYNGDLLKWRKLINSYRLRILMDLSKRADDSDLNVKQSFADIVNNPSQNPIMEGSADSGALPFYNLVNNRYPYFNNNDLKTAYYMEQSFVDKLKKSKDPRLFKMAEKKTSTVGVMPDDPFSYYDGLYGSEDLGKNSTDASNGLASRINPRYFDDPINEPTLLMGYAELQFILAEAAVRGWIGGNANAYYTKGISASMDFYKIGSADAAAYLAQSTIALKPNSEIEQIMDQKHIALFFNTGWRIFYDQRRTGFPKFNTDRKGILNDGKIPKRWMYPSTEITNNNTNLTNAVNRQYLGGDNINGVMWLIK; encoded by the coding sequence ATGAAATTAACTAAAATATACTCTTTAACATTAATTACAATATTAAGTGTATCCGGATGTAGTAAAGTCGAAGACTATCAGGATGATCCCAATCGTGTCGTACGTGTAAGTCCGGATTTTCTGCTGCCTGATATCGAGGTGAATGCATTTAAAAATATTGATGCTGGTGCAGCACTGGCATCCAGACAATTGGCTTATATCAATGGTGTTAATGCTCAGCAGTATTATAACTGGCAGCGTGGATCCTTTGGTAATTATGACAATATCAAGCAGGTAGAAAAAATGGTACAGGAAGCTGACAGAACGGGTAATCCGGTTTATAAATCCCTGGCTCGTTTTTTCAAATCTTACTTTTTTATCTCACTTTCCGAAACCTTTGGCGATATCCCATATAGTGAAGCAGTGAAAGATGGTGTTTTCTATCCAAAATATGATGACCAGAAAAGTGTTTATAAAGGTGTGCTTAGTGAATTGGCTTTAGCCAATACAGAACTTTCCAAGTTTAATACAAGTGTTAGCGGTGATATTATCTATAATGGTGATTTGCTTAAATGGAGAAAACTGATTAATTCTTACAGATTAAGAATTCTAATGGATTTATCCAAAAGAGCTGATGATTCGGATCTGAATGTAAAACAGTCTTTCGCTGATATTGTGAATAACCCATCTCAGAACCCTATTATGGAAGGAAGTGCGGATAGTGGAGCTTTGCCGTTTTATAATCTGGTGAATAACCGTTATCCTTATTTTAACAACAATGATCTGAAAACAGCCTATTATATGGAGCAAAGTTTTGTGGATAAGCTTAAAAAGTCTAAAGACCCCAGATTGTTTAAAATGGCTGAAAAGAAGACAAGTACAGTGGGAGTGATGCCGGATGATCCTTTTAGTTATTATGATGGCCTTTATGGAAGTGAAGATTTAGGAAAAAATTCAACAGATGCATCTAATGGTCTGGCGTCGAGAATTAATCCAAGATATTTTGATGACCCTATTAATGAGCCAACTTTGTTGATGGGATATGCCGAATTGCAGTTTATTTTGGCAGAGGCTGCTGTAAGAGGCTGGATTGGTGGAAATGCAAACGCTTACTATACGAAAGGGATTAGTGCTTCTATGGATTTTTATAAAATTGGAAGTGCAGATGCTGCTGCTTATTTAGCACAATCTACGATAGCACTGAAACCTAACAGTGAAATAGAGCAGATTATGGATCAGAAGCATATCGCTTTATTCTTTAATACGGGGTGGAGAATTTTCTATGACCAGAGAAGAACAGGGTTTCCTAAATTTAATACGGACAGAAAAGGTATTCTGAATGATGGTAAAATTCCTAAAAGATGGATGTATCCTTCTACAGAAATTACGAACAATAATACAAATCTCACCAATGCTGTTAACAGACAATATCTTGGAGGTGATAATATTAATGGTGTTATGTGGTTGATTAAGTAG
- the frr gene encoding ribosome recycling factor, whose amino-acid sequence MEELELIVASVKQEMDAAIKHLDYAFQKIRAGRASTAMVQDVMVEYYGAPTPLNQVANVSIPDAMTIAIQPWDRTAINAIEKGIIVSNLGFAPSNNGEMIILNVPPLTEERRKELAKQAKSEMESTKVTIRNARQDGNKELKRLEGVSEDVIKSTEGEIQDLTDAYIKKAEELLKVKEAEIMKV is encoded by the coding sequence ATGGAAGAATTAGAACTCATCGTAGCATCGGTAAAGCAGGAAATGGATGCTGCAATCAAGCACTTGGACTATGCTTTTCAGAAAATCAGAGCGGGTAGAGCTTCTACTGCTATGGTACAGGATGTTATGGTAGAGTACTATGGTGCTCCGACTCCTCTTAATCAGGTGGCTAACGTTTCTATTCCGGATGCTATGACTATTGCAATCCAGCCTTGGGACAGAACTGCAATTAATGCTATTGAAAAAGGAATTATTGTTTCCAATTTAGGTTTTGCACCTTCTAACAATGGTGAAATGATTATTCTGAATGTTCCGCCTTTAACAGAAGAAAGAAGAAAGGAACTTGCAAAGCAGGCTAAATCTGAAATGGAGTCTACAAAAGTTACGATCCGTAATGCACGTCAGGACGGAAACAAAGAACTAAAAAGACTTGAAGGTGTTTCTGAAGATGTTATTAAGAGTACTGAAGGTGAGATTCAGGATCTTACTGACGCTTACATTAAAAAAGCGGAAGAGCTCTTAAAAGTGAAAGAAGCTGAAATTATGAAAGTATAA
- a CDS encoding SusC/RagA family TonB-linked outer membrane protein, giving the protein MKLQLLIALGLVSGMEAYAQNVPKTNGTDTLKTGEKKIDEVVITALGIKKEKKALGYAVQEVKGDVFEKAKEPNFINSLSGRVAGLNIRNSTDLFQNPGINLRGTTPLIVIDGIPDRTADLWRVNADDIDNISVLKGPTASALYGSVGKDGAIMITTKKGKKGKLTVSFNNSTMFQTSFIRIPEVQTVYGGGNNGKYAYINGQGSGSEGGGWIWGPKLDQRDPNTPSGYFETPQYNSTVDPVTGKLIPLPWISRGKNNIKNFFETGLIQSNNVSVDWGSEKATFRLSLSNIYQKGIVPNTNLKTTSISLAGSVNPVKNLTINTALTYNKTYTSNFPEVGYGPTNYLYNLVLWTGADVDVRDLRNYWVPGKEGYQQRHYNVSYYNNPYFQAYEYQRPYYKDNVMGNVNLEYQIVPKLTAKARVGINVYSLNREYREPKSYIGYGNKSLGNYSQVSNNYFDITSELGLKYQNNYSDNFTLSAEGYVANYYREMKNSEIRTDGLVTPGWYNLFNSIGPLFIPTDGDRNRKEYEQVNSVYGYVDMEFYKTFFLNMTARYDKISTLPKGNNEYFYPSVSGSLLLNQLFNLPSWINLAKLRGSYASVTSGKIADDNYGYISAFDKRVGWNGQSAFAFGNILIDQNIKPQTTDSWEIGTNLVFLRNRINLDVAYFNARDYNQLERVPLSEGSGYKFFQTNGNVYKRKGIEFTLSADIFKKTDFRWSTQVNFSQYRRYLAEIYKGKDMTNEYVREGERTDKLTTSGYERSPDGQLVLKNGYPVNNTSPIPIFMGYSNPDWTYGFSHNFSYKNFSISLLFDGRIGGMMYSTTNQKMWWGGIAPGTVNQFRDDANAGKNTYIAPGVKVTEGSITYDKNGNLVSDTRKFAPNDVAVNYNAYMQSTSNAFESNYHYYKQTFIKLREVTLTYNFGKSFVEKLNLSAASISLIGRNLWLASKIKNIDPDSGLDNLQTPATRSFGVNINVKF; this is encoded by the coding sequence ATGAAATTACAACTTTTAATTGCGCTGGGGCTGGTCTCCGGTATGGAAGCGTATGCTCAAAATGTACCTAAAACAAATGGTACGGACACTCTGAAAACAGGGGAGAAAAAGATTGATGAGGTTGTTATTACAGCTTTGGGAATCAAGAAAGAAAAGAAAGCATTAGGGTATGCTGTTCAGGAGGTAAAAGGGGATGTCTTTGAGAAGGCGAAAGAACCTAATTTTATCAATTCTCTTTCCGGCCGTGTTGCCGGATTGAACATCCGAAACAGTACCGATCTTTTCCAAAATCCGGGAATTAATCTAAGAGGAACGACACCATTAATTGTAATAGATGGGATACCGGACAGAACTGCCGATTTATGGCGGGTTAATGCTGATGATATCGATAATATAAGCGTGCTGAAAGGACCAACTGCTTCTGCGCTTTACGGTTCCGTGGGTAAAGACGGAGCGATTATGATTACCACTAAAAAGGGTAAGAAAGGAAAGCTAACGGTTTCTTTTAATAACTCCACCATGTTTCAGACTTCCTTTATCCGTATTCCTGAAGTTCAGACGGTTTATGGTGGCGGGAATAATGGGAAATATGCTTATATCAATGGTCAGGGGTCTGGTAGCGAAGGCGGTGGATGGATCTGGGGGCCTAAGCTGGATCAGAGAGATCCGAATACTCCCAGCGGATATTTCGAAACGCCACAGTATAATAGTACTGTAGATCCGGTTACCGGAAAATTGATTCCATTGCCCTGGATTTCCCGCGGTAAAAACAATATTAAAAACTTCTTTGAAACAGGTCTTATCCAGTCTAATAATGTAAGTGTTGACTGGGGGAGTGAGAAAGCAACTTTCAGACTTTCACTTTCCAATATTTACCAGAAAGGTATTGTTCCGAATACGAATCTGAAAACAACATCTATCAGTTTAGCAGGATCTGTAAATCCGGTTAAAAACCTGACAATCAACACAGCTTTAACTTATAATAAAACATATACTTCCAATTTTCCGGAAGTAGGATATGGACCTACCAACTATCTGTATAATCTTGTTTTGTGGACAGGAGCAGATGTAGATGTAAGAGATCTAAGAAATTACTGGGTGCCTGGCAAAGAAGGTTACCAGCAAAGACATTACAATGTGTCTTATTACAATAATCCGTATTTCCAGGCTTATGAATATCAAAGGCCTTACTACAAGGATAATGTTATGGGGAATGTAAATCTGGAATATCAGATTGTTCCGAAATTGACAGCTAAGGCACGTGTCGGTATTAATGTATACAGCCTGAACCGTGAATATCGTGAGCCTAAGAGTTATATCGGTTATGGAAATAAGTCATTAGGAAACTATAGTCAGGTGAGTAATAATTATTTTGACATCACTTCGGAATTAGGTCTGAAATATCAGAACAACTATTCGGATAATTTTACACTAAGTGCAGAAGGTTATGTAGCGAACTATTACAGAGAAATGAAAAATAGTGAAATACGTACTGATGGTTTGGTGACTCCGGGTTGGTATAATCTTTTTAATAGTATTGGGCCATTATTTATTCCCACAGATGGAGATAGAAACAGAAAAGAATATGAGCAGGTCAACAGTGTATACGGTTATGTAGATATGGAATTCTACAAGACGTTCTTCCTGAATATGACAGCGCGCTATGATAAAATATCAACCCTGCCAAAAGGGAATAATGAGTATTTCTACCCATCGGTTTCCGGATCATTATTGTTGAATCAATTGTTTAACCTTCCTTCCTGGATTAATCTGGCAAAATTGCGGGGGTCTTATGCTAGTGTTACGTCAGGTAAAATAGCAGATGATAATTACGGATATATTTCCGCATTCGATAAAAGAGTAGGTTGGAACGGACAGTCAGCATTTGCTTTTGGAAATATACTAATCGATCAGAATATAAAACCGCAAACAACTGATTCGTGGGAAATAGGAACTAACCTTGTTTTCCTTAGAAACAGAATTAATTTGGATGTCGCTTATTTCAATGCCAGAGATTACAATCAGTTGGAAAGAGTCCCGTTATCTGAGGGGTCCGGGTATAAATTTTTCCAAACGAACGGAAATGTTTATAAAAGAAAAGGTATAGAATTTACACTAAGTGCAGATATATTTAAAAAGACAGATTTCAGATGGAGTACACAGGTTAATTTTAGTCAGTACAGACGATATTTAGCAGAAATTTACAAAGGGAAGGACATGACCAATGAATATGTTCGTGAAGGTGAGCGTACAGACAAGTTGACAACTAGCGGTTATGAAAGATCACCGGACGGACAGTTGGTTTTGAAAAACGGATATCCTGTGAATAATACTTCTCCTATTCCAATTTTTATGGGATATTCCAATCCGGACTGGACGTATGGCTTCTCTCATAACTTCAGCTATAAAAATTTCTCAATTTCATTATTATTTGATGGTAGAATTGGCGGAATGATGTATTCTACAACCAACCAGAAAATGTGGTGGGGTGGTATCGCGCCGGGAACGGTTAATCAGTTCCGGGATGATGCCAATGCCGGAAAAAATACTTATATCGCACCGGGGGTTAAAGTTACAGAGGGTTCTATTACCTATGATAAAAATGGTAATTTAGTATCGGATACCCGAAAATTTGCGCCAAATGATGTTGCAGTGAATTACAATGCTTATATGCAGAGTACAAGTAATGCGTTTGAAAGCAATTACCATTACTATAAACAAACGTTTATTAAGTTGAGAGAGGTAACGTTGACTTATAACTTCGGAAAATCTTTTGTGGAAAAACTGAATTTGTCTGCAGCAAGTATTTCCTTAATAGGCAGAAATCTTTGGTTAGCTTCAAAAATTAAGAATATCGATCCGGATTCAGGATTAGATAATCTGCAGACGCCTGCAACGAGAAGCTTTGGGGTAAACATCAACGTGAAATTCTAA
- a CDS encoding alkaline phosphatase family protein has translation MNLLKSCLLILISFFSCSISAQKKVPQKKVVFIIVDGIADDMLDKAEIPNFNRIKKDGAMLKAYVGGEKGGYSETPTISAVGYNSLLTGTWVNKHNVYDNDIKAPNYNYPTIFRLFRNQFPNKKMAVFSTWEDNRTKLIGENLDATGKIKMDFAFDGLEKDTKRFPHDNQAKYIRKIDSVVAGKAASYIRESAPDISWVYLEFSDDMGHRHGDGDILYKAISFEDRLIGQIYDSVKEREAKYGEDWLFVVTTDHGRTANNGKGHGGQSDRERSTWIAINKPDINAYAKNNRVAVTDILPTMTDFLNLKVPAEIQKEIDGVDLLKKITAYHLKASLSSDNTLEVSWRTTQSSNEIGEVYIADTNNFKNGGKDSYRLLGKVNLSNGKFTSKLKTPNSNIYKIVLKTKAGFLNTWIRK, from the coding sequence ATGAATCTTCTGAAAAGCTGTTTGCTTATTCTTATTTCTTTTTTTAGTTGTAGTATTTCCGCACAGAAAAAAGTACCACAAAAAAAAGTTGTTTTTATTATTGTAGACGGTATTGCGGATGATATGCTGGATAAAGCGGAGATTCCAAACTTCAACAGAATTAAAAAAGACGGTGCTATGCTGAAAGCCTATGTTGGAGGAGAAAAAGGAGGCTATAGTGAAACGCCTACTATTTCTGCGGTAGGATACAATAGTTTGCTAACGGGTACATGGGTAAATAAACACAATGTTTACGATAATGATATTAAAGCTCCAAACTATAATTATCCAACCATCTTCAGGCTTTTCAGAAATCAGTTTCCAAATAAAAAGATGGCAGTATTCTCTACGTGGGAAGATAACCGTACAAAGCTTATAGGTGAAAATCTGGATGCGACTGGCAAAATAAAAATGGATTTTGCGTTCGATGGTCTGGAAAAAGATACCAAGCGTTTCCCGCATGATAATCAGGCTAAGTATATTCGTAAAATTGATAGTGTAGTTGCCGGAAAGGCTGCCAGCTATATCAGGGAGAGTGCTCCGGATATTTCATGGGTGTATTTAGAGTTTTCCGATGACATGGGGCACCGCCATGGTGATGGTGATATTCTCTATAAAGCGATTTCTTTTGAGGACAGACTAATCGGACAGATTTATGATTCTGTAAAAGAACGTGAAGCAAAGTACGGAGAGGATTGGTTATTTGTGGTGACAACGGATCACGGCAGAACTGCTAATAATGGAAAAGGGCACGGAGGTCAAAGTGACAGAGAGCGCAGTACATGGATTGCCATTAATAAGCCTGACATCAATGCTTATGCAAAAAACAATCGTGTAGCGGTTACGGATATATTACCAACCATGACAGATTTTCTAAATCTGAAAGTACCTGCAGAAATACAAAAGGAAATTGATGGTGTAGATTTACTGAAAAAGATAACAGCTTATCATCTTAAAGCAAGCCTTTCATCCGATAATACACTGGAAGTTAGTTGGAGGACAACACAGTCGTCCAATGAAATAGGAGAGGTGTATATTGCTGATACTAACAACTTCAAAAACGGAGGTAAAGACTCCTACCGGTTACTGGGCAAAGTAAACCTCAGCAATGGAAAGTTTACTTCTAAACTCAAAACTCCTAATTCTAATATTTATAAAATAGTTCTGAAGACCAAAGCTGGTTTTCTGAATACATGGATCAGAAAATAA